From the Desulfobulbaceae bacterium genome, the window ACGATACCTGCTCAAAGGCAAAGGCCCGAACCTGGGCATGGTGAGGATCGTACCAGAGCAGCGGGCTCTTGTCCGATTTGGGCGTTTGAACTTCATGCATGATGATTTCAGAATGCCGGTCAGGCAGCAGGTAATATTTTGTCGTAATGTGCTGATCTACTTTGATAAAGAGACTCAAGAGATGGTCATCAACCGGCTCTGTCAGTATCTGGTCCCAGACGGGTATCTTTTTCTTGGCCACTCCGAGTCAATTATGGGGTATAAGGTGCCGTTGATCCAAGAAGCATCGACAATCTTCCGGAGACTGGCATGAGTACAGGCTCCTTGTCTCTCGCCGCCAGATTCCTCAAACCCGGAGAAATAGCGTTTCTGAGCAAACCAACAATTGTCACCACCATCCTGGGCTCTTGTGTAGCCATAATTCTGTATGACCCGCAATCCTGCTTGGGGGCGATCTGCCACGCCGTATTTCCTCAAAGTGCTGGGGAGCAAGATTTAAAATATGTCGATCAAGCCCTCAGTCGCATGTTAGTATATTTTGATCGGCGGGCCATCAAGCACAGTCAGATCGTGACTAAACTCTTTGGTGGAGCCGATATGTTTTGCAAGGGCAACCATGGAGTCGGCAACAAGAACGTCGACGCTGCCCTGCGGCGTATCGAAGAGGCTGGTTTATGCCTTACCGCCTCCGATGTGGGGGGGGGGCAAGGCCGCAAGCTCTTATTTAAGTCTTACACCGGTGAAGTTTTTCTGAAAAAATTCCATGCCAAAGACTCTTGCCTATAATACGCAAAATCATTGTGATGTTACTTTATGATTAAAAAGATAAAAGTGTTGATTGTCGATGACTCCGCCGTGGTCCGTCAGACCCTGACTGAGATCTTGTCGTCAGACCCTGGTATCAAAGTCATGGCGGCAGCCGGGGATCCCTTTGTCGCCGCCCAAAGGCTTCGTGAAGAAGTGCCCGATGTCATCACCCTGGATGTCGAAATGCCGAGAATGGACGGGCTTACTTTTTTAAAAAAAATCATGAGTCAGCACCCGATTCCGGTGGTGATGTGTTCCAGCCTGGCCGGCAGTGGATCCGAGACTGCCGTGAAGGCCATGGAGTATGGTGCCGTTGACATCATCCCCAAGCCTCGGGTCGGGACCAAACAGTTTCTGGAGGAATCCCGGATTCTGATCTGCGATACGGTCAAAGCGGCAGCCCAGGCCAGAGTAAGGCCTTTTAGGCCTCGGACCATCTCCGTGGAACCTAAGTTGACCGCAGATGTTGTCCTTGCCAAGCCAAGCTGCAAGTCCATGATCCAGACCACCGAGAAAATCGTGGTGGTCGGCGCTTCGACCGGCGGGACCGAGGCCCTTCGTGACTTCCTGGAGGCGATGCCGGCAGATACTCCTGGCATTGTTATTGTTCAGCACATGCCAGAAAATTTTACTGCGGCTTTCAGTAAGCGTCTGGACTCACTCTGCAAGATCACGGTTAAGGAGGCTGAAGATGGGGACACCGTAGTCCGGGGACGAGCCCTGATCGGCCCCGGTAACCGGCATGTGCTCTTAAAACGCAGCGGTGCCCGCTACTATGTTGAAGTGAAAGATGGACCACTGGTTTCAAGGCATCGTCCTTCAGTAGATGTTCTTTTTCGTTCGGCCGCCCGCTATGCCGGTAAGAACGCAATTGGTGTAATTATGACCGGCATGGGCGACGATGGAGCTAAGGGGATGTTGGAAATGAAGGAGGGCGGCGCTTTCAATTTTGCTCAGGATGAGGCGAGTTGTGTCGTTTTTGGCATGCCGAAGGAAGCCATAAAATTAGGCGGCGTTGATCGGGTGCTGCCGCTTGAATCCTTGGCAGCAGCGGTTCTGCGGGAGAGTAATAATGGATGATAATTTCATCTATTTCTGTCTGAATAAACACATAATGTTGAACGGGACTTGTGACTATAAAGGAGTGTAACAGTTCACCAGGGGCACCGAAACTACAGGTAACCCCGGAATTGTAAACGTCACAGTGCTGCTGAACGTTTACAAAGGAGTATAGAACTAGGTTGTTTTCAGTTAGGCCTGATTGTCTGGTCATTGATTTCCTGGCGGTTAGAAGATAAGATATTTTTTTGGGGAGGAACCGAGTCGTAAGGAGGGTTGCTGCGTCTTGGGCATTAATCCTCATCATCTCAATCAGATCAAGGAGATTGTAATGCGCAGCATGAAACGTGCTCTATTCTATTTTGTTGTCGCTCTGTTTACGGTCTCCTGCGCGGGGATGTCACTGTTCTCCGGCGCCAAAGGCGAGTTTGATGCAGGCCTTACCCTTTTCAACCGGGGGGTGTATGATCAGGCTGTGCCTCATTTTTTGAAGGCCACGGAACTTGATCCTGAGTTTGATCAGGCCTATCTTTATCTTGGCCGTTCGTATCTGAGCCTTGGCCGGTGGGGTGACGCCGTTCAGCCGTTACGGACCGCTTACCGCTTGGCCCCGGCAGAGACACAGAAGGAGATTGGCTCCATCCTCTTTGACGCCCTTCTGTCCACCGCGGTGGGGGATCTGAAAAAAGGTGAGTTTCTGCCTGCGATCGAGCATCTTCGCGAGGGACTTGCTCTGAACCCCTCCTCTCCTCAGGCAAAAAATGAATTGGCTGGCGCCTTTGTTGGTTATGGCGGCGCCCTTCTTCGTGATGGCCGGGTGACTGATGCCATTAGCGCTTTTCAGCAAGCTCTCGGAGTTGCGCCAGGATCTTTGGATGCCTACCTGGGTCTGGCCAAGGCATTCATGAGTCAGGGAGAGCCTGTTAAGGCCAAGGAGGCTGCTGATTCCGCCATCCGTATCGCTCCGGGAAAAAGCAGAACTTTGAACGACATGCTGGAACGAATTGGAACTCCCCGCTGATATCTGCCATGACTCCTGACCAGATGCGAAATATTGATCGGTATTTTGGGGT encodes:
- a CDS encoding chemotaxis response regulator protein-glutamate methylesterase; the encoded protein is MKKIKVLIVDDSAVVRQTLTEILSSDPGIKVMAAAGDPFVAAQRLREEVPDVITLDVEMPRMDGLTFLKKIMSQHPIPVVMCSSLAGSGSETAVKAMEYGAVDIIPKPRVGTKQFLEESRILICDTVKAAAQARVRPFRPRTISVEPKLTADVVLAKPSCKSMIQTTEKIVVVGASTGGTEALRDFLEAMPADTPGIVIVQHMPENFTAAFSKRLDSLCKITVKEAEDGDTVVRGRALIGPGNRHVLLKRSGARYYVEVKDGPLVSRHRPSVDVLFRSAARYAGKNAIGVIMTGMGDDGAKGMLEMKEGGAFNFAQDEASCVVFGMPKEAIKLGGVDRVLPLESLAAAVLRESNNG
- a CDS encoding tetratricopeptide repeat protein, translating into MRSMKRALFYFVVALFTVSCAGMSLFSGAKGEFDAGLTLFNRGVYDQAVPHFLKATELDPEFDQAYLYLGRSYLSLGRWGDAVQPLRTAYRLAPAETQKEIGSILFDALLSTAVGDLKKGEFLPAIEHLREGLALNPSSPQAKNELAGAFVGYGGALLRDGRVTDAISAFQQALGVAPGSLDAYLGLAKAFMSQGEPVKAKEAADSAIRIAPGKSRTLNDMLERIGTPR
- a CDS encoding chemotaxis protein CheD, which gives rise to MSTGSLSLAARFLKPGEIAFLSKPTIVTTILGSCVAIILYDPQSCLGAICHAVFPQSAGEQDLKYVDQALSRMLVYFDRRAIKHSQIVTKLFGGADMFCKGNHGVGNKNVDAALRRIEEAGLCLTASDVGGGQGRKLLFKSYTGEVFLKKFHAKDSCL